The Strigops habroptila isolate Jane chromosome 13 unlocalized genomic scaffold, bStrHab1.2.pri S16, whole genome shotgun sequence genomic interval AGGCTTCCTGTACCACTGTAAAGCTGTGACACTACTCGCTGGAACGATGCCATGCCTttgctggctctgcagggagagcGATCTCCTACCAGATCAACTGATAAGcctcagaaagggaaaacaaccGGTTTCCAGCCCCAGGAGCGTTTTCCAACATGCAGTACCGCTCACCCCCAGCGTGTGACCTTTGTCACCAGCTTCAcaggcacccagcacccatTAGACACCGGCCCCACAGTCCCCATGGCACCCGGAGGGGCACGCAACACCTCCCCActtgaaagcaaacacagagatGCAGTAGTTTGTCTTTCAGATCGTGTTTCAAGCTTACAGTTTGGAGGTACAGAACATTTGCAGTTGGTACCAGTCCTCATCAACCTTTCCAGCATGTTTCTGGAATGAACAGTGATAAAATTCCTAGGTTTGCAGGCGAGGATCTCACAAGGAGGAAAATCAAGGTACTAAAAGTGGAGTATCAAGATGTCAATGTTATCTACAGCATTTCTTTCCTGATAtcaaaaacatgcttttaactTCCAAATAAGAGAACATTGATTCTTCCTGGGCATggcacagcaaagcagccacACAGCTGGAAATAAAGCTCAGGTCCCACCAACTCAACCAAAATCCTTTATTACTGCCACAGGCACCAAACACTGCATCCTGCTTTGAATCCCTTGCTGAAACCTCCCGTATCCCTCTCCACcagctctgaagaaaacagagagagattGTGCTAATATTGGTGGGTGAAACATCTACAGCTGAGCTGCATGAACACCCCCAATGGCATTGCTACATTCCAGTTAATTCTTCTAACCCACTGTTAAGgtccctcccagctccttcagtTTATACACATTTGCTTACCAAGTGGCCAAAATCCCTTACCGAAGAGGCACACAGGCTGAGCTAGGGGGCTGATAGCTTTCAGGGCTATCAGAAAATGAAGGCAACATGTTGGTGCATGCACAGACTGCAGCTAAAAAGGaccttctgcatttcagagctgtgttttgggggacAGAAAGGGATGTTCTGTATTCTGCCCTCTTGCCCACCCTGGTTTAACAAGCCCCCTTCAAGGCACACTCTTAGTGGAGAAGTCACTAGTAGAAAAGACATCTGTCCTCCATTCAAATATTAGGTTATAAACTAAGGCTTCCATGATTTAAACCTCTTTGAGGTCCTCTAAACAAGATAGGAGGTTAAGGCTAAGAGATGGGGCACATCCTTATCACTGCAGCCTAGTTAAACCCCGGATTAGTCCAGTGTTTTGACAATTAGGTTCCTAGCTTGAGTCAGGGAGCTGACGCACTACAGCTCCAGTGGAAGCATGGAAATAGGCAGCTGCTaaatacagcaatgaaaaagaGACTCCAAAAGGATGAGAAGCACAGAGATGGGAGTCCCAACCCCcagcaataaaaaaagtaaaaaaagttaaaaaaatcataatgatTAAGGAAATATAATAAAGCCTCCTGTGCCAGGGAGCAGGAGAATGGTCTACACTGGACCTACCAGCCCATTCCACAGTCACCCCAGAGACAGCAAAGATGCCAGCAATGCACTGCTGCACGATGGTCCTGCATGGTATGGGagtcctgctgctttctgcaggatcAGTACACTTGGACTCTTGAAAATTCAGCTGGAACAGGAGCCCCTGTGGCTGCTGGATACCCCAGTGCTTGCTGAACACCAGCCGGGGGCACCAGGCCTGCAAGTGTCTGTGGGTCAGTCAGACATATGTGTTGTGAAGGGGAGGACTGGCAGCACTGTCCAGGTGAGGCTGCAGCCTGGGCCTGCACGTAACACCCTCCAAAGGCACCTCTGGCTTGGTAGGAGGAAGACATGAGGCTGTGTCCTGCAGCGTGGCTGTGCTGAGATCCCTCACCATATCCTGGAGCACAGCTGTGTTGAAATCCCTGGCTCTGAACACTGGGATGCTGCAtctggaaaggaggaagagccGGAGGCGAAGAGCAATAGTAGCTTTGGGTGGGGTAAGTGCCTGGTGAAGGGTTAATCCtgggcaggaagaaaacagaaggttaCAGTGTGTTCAGAACTGGCATTGCCCAGTGATGGAATTGCCCTGAGGGTAGATTTCCTCCTGACCAGTGCTTAGAAAGGTCACTGCAATCCATCAGAGAGATTCATTACAGGAGAAGCTCTAATTATAAGCAGCACTCAAGTAAAAACAGGTTTATTGGCCTCCCAGGACAGATGTTCTCACTTCCAACCCACACCAATTCCACACCCACTGGAGGAGCATGGTTCTTGGTCTCTTTGTGCAAGGAATACTCAAGCCAAACTGCAATGTGCTTGAAGATTACCATACACATCCTCTCTGCCTTCCACTGAACAACACATCTGCTCAGTTATTAACCAGGAGAAGCCACAGCTGCCAAGTGTTATTTATCAAGAAGCCATAAAGGCCTTTGGTGCGAGTAAGAGCCCAGGGTATAGAgttaaaagggaaggaagagagagtTACAAGTGAAATTAATCATTCAGAAGCAAGGCCTAGAAACAGCCTTTGCCAGCAGCAGTCATGACTCATCCCAATGGAAGTATCAAGAGAGGCAAGCTGCCTGGAAGCCAAAGCCTCTGGGACTTCAGGAGTACTGCTCAGCCCACGCTCAACGCTGAGCACAGAATCAAGACAATATTCATGAAGAACATGACTGCCAGATTCCCAGCAGGAATAAAAGAGTGGCTCATGCTGGGGGGTTGGGgcttggattttattttatatgaggtgtgggtttggtttggggttatttttatGTGCGGACACAAACGTGATGCCAAAGCCTGGACCTCCTGGAAGTGTCTCTTGTCTGGTGGCAAGTTGATGCCTGAAGTCTTATGAAAATTTGaagacaaaaaaccaacaaaaagccATTGAGAGCTTTTGCTTGGGAATAAGAATCAAACTAATAAAAATTAAGCCCCAGATGCAGATATAGAACTGGTGTCTATGACACAGAGACATGcaaattcagctgcagaaattgAAAGATCCTAGAAACACCTTCCCACGCCCTGCTCGAATGTAAATGTTTATGTAAATACCTTTGAGGCAGAACAGTCTATTTATGTCATCTCACCTGAAGAAATCAGGTTTAGACACAGGGCTGAGGCGCTGTGTGCAACAGTCACCAGCAGAAGCTTGAGACTGATGCAGGCGCAGGCACAGCAGGGAGAAAGTCTCTCCTCCCAAAAGCAGCCCTTGCACAGAAGGGAGAGACTAAAGCCACAACTGCTGCTGGATGTGCCTGGCCTCCCCTGCAAGCACTCACATGTCTGAGTGCCCCAATAGATCCAGGGGgccctcctgctccaggcaAGGGTTTGGTTTATGGTTTCCACACAGGTGAGGGCAGATGGAAACACTTGGGAATGTTTCCATCACAAAGGTTTACAGTGAGCTGATGGCTTCAACAATACGTAGAATTTAACCTTTAATAGAAAACCGAAATCACATCTTAGAATAGGGAAAAAATTGACTTACATTTCCAACCTCTTTTAGGATACAAGTGAGTTCTCATGACTTGTGATATACCCAAACTTAAAACCATTCCTGAACATCAGCCACAGGCCCCCAAGGTTTCTTTTCGGTAAAGCAATCTTGCCTTGACACTGAAATCAGGCATTGGAAAGTTTACACTGAACTTCATGACATCTTTAATTTATAATGCTCTGCTCTTGTATAGGTTTGGACACAACTCACCCCACAGCATTCCTGGGAGGAGAGGTGGGgcaaagaaagataaagatCATGCTCGAGGGAGCCATACAGCACAGAACAAACGCTGTAAATCCTAATGCTGGGGCAGAACTGCACAACTTAACTTTCATGTCAGCCCAGCTGCAATACCTTTGCATGTGCACACACTGCCCTTGCAGCAAATGAGAGGTTGTTCACTTCAATTTAGCTTTCACTGAAAGACCTGGTTGAGTTAATGTGTGATAATGTATTTGTCACAGTAATGTCACCAGCGTAACATCAGTATGTTCCTCCTAACGCCTAGGATATGAACACAACAAGCACAATACAGCTCTTAAAGGCAACTTAATGCCTCTACTTAGGCTTCAAATTTCCCCTCTATCACAAGATCTTTCACAGGAACTCTTGCACTTACTTGCTGCTTTCGAAggctcttctctctgctgaggACCCTGGGATATATTTCAGCCCCGGGATCCTCTTTAGCAGGCTGAAAGGGAACACCCGGTCCAGCTTAGAGCCCACCGACTCTGGAAAATCCAAGCAGAAACAGTAGCCAAGACCATCTGAAGTCAGCAGCATGTCAAGGAGGACCACAGACAAAGCCCACTCATTCCTAACACAGCCACATGCAATCCCCCTCTGGCCACAAACCGCTTTCCCTTGGAGAATCCTCTCAGTTCTAcccagagccttctctgctctgcGTTCTCTGCATGCACTAAAGCCACAGGGAAACAGAAGCATGAAGTAAAAACCAAATGCAGAACTGGGTGGGATGAGGACCAGCAAAGCCAGTGACAGCTGAATGCAGAGCAAGAGCCCAGGAAACACCATAAAGCCAGTGCATCTTGGCAGTAAGAACTGCAGCATGTCCTCCCCATCACAAGCCAGCAACCCCCACTCTGGTTCAGGGCTTCACACTTGGAAAGGATACAGGCTTCCCCAGCTAAGAGCCCACACAGGTTACTCAAGAGAGAAGAGTGAGGGATAAACCATGCAATGCAGAGCATAAACCAGGGCACCAGCACCACTGGGACTCTAACCCCAAAAAAAAGAGTCCTCTTCATCCGTGAGCGGGTGGTGGAGACACCCAGAGTAGCAAAAGCTACCGGTATGAATCCTTTGGCATCTTCCACCTCTGACACCCTCGAGACAACAGGCTCAAGTAAGAGGTAGAGGAGGGCAGAGAGGACGGCAAAGGCGAGGGTGAGGAAGCAGTGCTTCACAGTGCCCACATTCTTCTCAAAGCTGCCAGCAAAGTACCAGATGATAATGGCACCACAGGTCAGAGATATCAGGTCTTCGTAGACAAAAATGTAGGTAATCAACCTGTGAACTGAGCACACCAGCACTTTagaaaagcagaggcagcaaTGCATTTGTTTACAACGCACTTGAGCAAGACGGAGAGTGAGCCTACAGGATTAATGGCTTTCATTTCTATCCTGGTGTAGAAGAGAACTTGAGGGCTTTAAAACCAAGGCGTAAATCATCAGAGTTAAAACAAGTGCCATCTTGGGTATCGCAGACATATGGACTGACTCTTGCTGCTTCCTGGGAAGCTGcctggaaaaaagcaacagtATCTGTAGTAAATCTCAGTCTCACTaaaagagaaggcaggagacataaaaattactgttattGTAACTAGGATTTTGGTCAAAGGATAAACACTTCTTACACTGCTAGAAGGCTGACTTTTCTCACCAAAAAACACCTGAACGTTATCAGACCTTGGAAGTGCTCCCAGGCCCTTTGCTTAGCTGTTCTCCTGGGCACCTAGTGAGGATGGAGGCAGAGAGTTCTCCCTCAGTcccacagcaggaaaaacagcagTTGTGAGTACAACCCCGGTGCAACCTGTCTGTACCCCTTGGAGACACAGGAGGAGATGGCAGAATTCACCCATCAGCTCCGAGCACTGGACTGCTAAAAGAAATCACTCTTTGGGGTCAAGCAAGAACATGGGAATTAAAAGAGTGATAAAAATCCTTCTGGGAGTAGCACAGGGACTGAGCAAAGCAAACCCTTGCAGCTCCTAGCAGTGTACCCACACTCTGCACAGTGTCACAGAGACAGGGCCGAGGGGGAAGCGGTCTCATACAGGGGAGCTGCGATGGATGTGCAGCGGGCTGGGTGAGGGCCTGGGGCAGGGCCTGGGGCAGGGAAGCGAGGGGCACGGCGCGGGTCATGGGGAAGCCATGGAGGGAGCAGCAGGCTCGGTGGGGAACTTCAGCCAGTGCTCAGAAACGGGGGGTGAGGAGGGCGGACCGAGGGGTTCTGGTTAGGAAGGCTCGGAAAGAAGGGAAGCAAAGGCTCGGTGTGGGGATAGAGGGAGGGCCTGGACCGGCGGTGGGGCGGAAGGACTAAGGAGGCAGCGCAGCCCCGCGCCGGCGGCTCCCGCTCACCTTCCCCGGCGCGCAGGGCCGCGGGCCGCAGCGCAGCggcggagcgggcggcgggagcTCCCCGCAGCAGCCCGGGCGCGGAGGCACCGAGCGACAGCAGCAGCGTGAGGGCAGCGGCGGCCGGGACCGGAGCCCACCGCGCCGCCATGCTGCCGCGCTCCGCCCCGCTTCCGCCCGCCGCCGGAAAGCCTGGGCTGTTCTCGTGGCAACGGGAGGCCGTTACCATGGAGACGGGCGGGCGGTGCTTTTTCTGGGGGGGATGTTTCccctcctttttaattttaattatttataatatttttatttcccttttccagaaaggaaaaccCGGGGTCCGGTTAACCCTGGTGGGACGGACCACGCGTTTCCCTTCgggatggagaggagcaggatggaggGGTTGCCCAAAGACCCGCATCCTCCACGTCAGTGGTTACGAACCTGCTGGAACCGCATCATGGTGCTTTGCTGTTTGCCTGCGGTGGTGTGCGTGCAACAGGGGAAGTTGCGGATGGGGTGATCCAGCACCCGGAGGAGCCCCTGCGTGAGGAGAGGGACatgcaggagaaaaggaggaggagggagaaataGAGGCTTTGCTCCAAGGACGATGGGAGGCCCCAGCAGCGAGTAGAGCAGCTACGTGGCAGAGACACTGCGGCCCCCACCTCCCCCTCCGGATGAGACCCCAGTCGCTGGCTGTTGTCTAAGGAGAGAACAGTGGGGTCTCATCCACCCAGGAAGGAgcctcaacataagaaggacatggagctgccggagcaaggccagaggaggccacgaggatgatccggggctggagcagctcccctatggagataggctgagaacattggggctgttcagcctggagaagagaagctgctggagacctcagagcagcttccagggtctgaagggggctacaaggatgctggagagggaccttcatcaggagctgtagtgataggaaaaggggtgatgggttcaactgaaaactgaaacaggggaagttcaggttagatataaggcagaagttctttactgtgagggtggtgaggcactgaaatgcgttgcccaaggaagttgtgaatgctccatccctggcagtgttcaaagccaggttgtatggagccttgggtgacatggtttagtgtgaggtgtccttgcccatggcagggggttggaacgggatgatcttacggtcctttccaacccaaaccattctatgatccacCTTCCCACACTCCCTCTGAATTTGCAAAGTGGGGAAAGAGTTTGAAGCTGCTGGGATCGCCTCCAGCCAAGGGCAGTGAGCAGAGCACTGAGGGGCCAACATCTTTTCCCCATCCCAGCTTCGAAGCTCGTGactggaagcagcaggagagcacagcACCGATGTGTCAGCAGGCACACAGCAGCTCATCACTCCAATTAATGCCATTTTCCATTTATGAGAATCCTTCAGTCTCTGAGGAACACCAAGGCACTGAGAGACTCTACACAGAGCCAAAGATCCCGCCACCACTCCCACCCTGCCCCTGGCTACAGAGCATTGCTAGGGATCTGCCTTAATCCCAAGGGATTGCACAGGCAGCCTTGCCGTGGAGTCCCAGGTTGTTGAAGGCTAAATGGTGCAGGAGGTGTTGAGGATGAAGGAGATGAAGTTTTTCAAGGAGAAGCTGAAAGCTGGGCAGAGAGCTCAACCTCCTTTTTCGTTGCAATCATTCTAGCCACTGCTTGCTTTGCAGAAACATATTTTAGGCTGTGGCAGTGGGATTTGCTTCCTGCTGCTACGCCCAGGGGGGAAGAAACAGCCCAAATTATTTGCAAATCTGCTCAAGCCATTAGTTGAAACCAGAGAATACTCTTCACtgccttgaaaaagaaaagattcaaGGTAAAACCTCGCTGAAGCATGTGCAGACTGCCACCAGACAGAAGGTGTGCAACTGTTAGCTCTCCCTCTCGCAGGAAGGCAGCTCGGTCTGAAACGAGAGACAGGACTGCTGAAAACCCAGTCGGATGGAATAATCAATGttgctttcactgctgttttggTTCATTCCTCGCTAATCTTCCTTTCTGAAGTGATGTCCTTCCTTTCCTAGAAGTGGCTGCCAAGATCATGACCCCTTTGCTTGGAAAGCCACTCTCTGAGTCGATATTTGCCTTTTTGAGACAGTTAGAAGCTCTGccaaaccttttttattttaggacCCAGATTTTTGATGTTTTAACTctgtcacagaatcccagcctggtttgggttggaagggaccttgaagctcctccagctccaaccccctgccatgagcagggacaccttccactagagcaggttgctccaagcccctgtgtccaacctggccttgaacactgccagggatggggcagccacagcttctctgggcaccctgtgccagcgcctcagcaccctcactgggaagagcttctgccttagatccaacctaaatctcccctgtttacgtttgaacccaccaccccttgtctTAGCATCCTGCCCCAAACCACGATGCACAAGCAGGCGTCTGCCCACCTTCCCTCACCAGCATCCCCCGCTTCCCTGCCCATGCCCTGCGTGCAAATTAAACCCAATTAATCACTCCAGCGATTTAatcactccctccctccccgcaCATCCCTGTACAGCGCCGAgccctctcctccatcccactACCACCACCCCCCCTCCCACCGCGGTGACTTGGTACGGCCCTTCCCTTGCACCCCCACTCCCCCACGCACGTGGTAGGCGCCGCGCCCGCGGATTGGCTGCGGGGCCCCGCAGTCCGCGCGAGCTGCGGGTGCTCCAGTGTGCGCGCGGCCGGCGCGGCGCTCAGTCCTTCGGTCGCTCCGTCCCGCTCAGCCCCGGTCACCGGCCGCCGCCGCTATGGCTTCGGGTAGGTGCTTCCCGGCCCCCGCCGGGCTGGGGGGGACGGGACGCTGGTGGCGGCTCCGCTTCCCGTCGCTTAAACGCGGGTGTGGCGGTGTGGGCGCGGAGGAGGGTGGGCGTGCGCCATGTGGCGCAggtgtggaggaggaggaggaggccgCGGCCATGTTATGGGGAGACGCGGCTCCTTCCCCTCCCGCCTCGGCCCCTCgcaccttcccttccccccgGTTACCGCCCGCTCCGGAGCGCcgagggggagggggggcacgCCCCCTATCCgcgaggccacgccccctccccgggGAGCCCCCGCTCCGCCCGGGGCCGCCCCTTTACGGCCCGGACACGCCCCCCACCCCCCGGTGTCGCaatggggtgggaggggggatCCCACGGGGGGACCCCGCCAAGCCTGTGGGACCCACCTTTGGGTTGTGCCACCTCCCCCCCGCGACGTGAGATTTGAGCCTCGTTTTGGGTCATGGGGCCCCCCCCCCTTTAGGGTCATGGTCCCCCTTTGGGTTGTGTCCCCTCCACCCGGTGTGAGATGTAGACCCACCTTTGGGTGGTGGCACTCGCTGCACATGGTTTGTGTGCTTCCCCCTTTGGGTCAGCACCCCACATGGAACGCAGACGTCCTAGCATGGCACTCACCTTTGCGTCCCAGTATCTGCTGCATGTGCTCTGTGTTCTGCTTTAGCCCCCAGCACAGCGAAGGGGGTAGCTCCACGCCCCCCTGCAACGGGCTTAAAAATGCTCTTGGCTGTAATTCTCCGATGGAGGCCTTTAGCTGGGTATGGAGACAGCATGTCTGCTGTCCCAGATGACTTCATGCAGCCCAGCTTTTCCTGCAAGCTGTTTTTCATCCCATTTGaggtcccagcagcagcaataccCCTGTGGAGCTGTGGATAGGTAGTGTATCCTGGAATGGAAGAGGGAATTCCCCAAGGCTCTAAGTGCTTTGGGGAGTGAGCCATGTTTTGTTAGGGTTGAGCCGTCTTAGTGTCGTCtcacatacacatatatgaatgataaagaacaaaaccaaagcaaggtATGTTCCTTTAATGCAAGGAACAGTTCTTTACCTTTAGGAGAAAGCATATCCAAAGATACTGTACAATGAGTTCAGACTATGAATTCTTCTACTAAATGAATAAAGTTTGGCAGTAAACTAAaagcctctttctttccagaccTCAAAAGTACTTTGCAGTCGGGCACCTGAGTGTCTCCTCTGGTTTTACTCTATGGTGGTGTTCAAACATGAGATTCTTTTTGAATACAACAAAAGCAACGCTGCTGCTTTATATGAATTACTTTGTGTGagaacttcagttttcaaatgtaCACAGCAGGCTCTTGTATCTTAAGAGGAATACATGTCCTGAGTGGTGCAGGGAGACTACTGTGCTATGCCCTGCTTCATCCACAGGGGATTTTTCTATGAGCTTTtcaaacattcagaaaaagtGTTTGTATATCCAGGAATTCCCAGAATAAACCATCTGTTGTTTCCAGAAATCTGTAACAGTCTCTTGGCCCCAGTGAGCCCaccaaaataaatcaatcagAAGCCTGTAGGCTAAGAGATCCAGTGAAGGATGTATAAGTAAAGGAGAATCCTCTGATTCTGCCTATTCCTATTTTACAGGCTCTGGTTGTTTCCAAACTTTTCCCCAAATGTTGTGGTTTGGCAGAAGTTTGTAAGTGAGAAGCTAAGGAGATTAAATATAGTCATTCAGTTTATAGCTAATTGCATCCTTAGTCAAGAATTCTTTCTGATATAACCATTaatattctttcctttaattAGCAGCATTAATGGCGTATAAATTTTTGAGTTAAACCAGAGTTTTGAAGGTGGTTACCTATTTAATACTCATCTTTGTGATCACTTAAATTGAAATAACATCAGAATTTGACCTTCAGCTCATTAAAAACACTCAACATGTTTGAGCTGCACTTCTAGGTTggctttttaattgcttttcattATGGAAAGGCGATGAAATATTTGTGTagcagtgcagaaggaggagaaTGTTTCACATCTGAGTGAAACTGCTTTATAGGAGGTGTGAAATGAAATACTCCTTCATCTCATCTCAGCTTTTAGTAAACTTTTCTCTTGCAGAATACGAAATTTGCTGCTTTGTGTTGCTTTGAGGAGATActttatcattaaaaatacttcttcatGTTTGAAGAGCTTAGGTGATATCCTCATCTTGGAGTTGCATATGCATGTGTTTAAGTATATGTGTAACTAGGATTTGATTTATAACCAGAGGTTATAATGAACAGGCTTTCAGCAAGTTGATGAGTGTTTTGATTGGAAAATGGTTGTAGTCGTTCCTAGTTTATGACAGTTATCTTGCATTGTAATTAACTCTTGATTTCAGCTTTCCAGTCAGTTTTAAGAGTTTAGAGAGAGAGCTTTGGGGAAAGACTGAAATCAGGGCTGAAAGCAGAGACGTTCCTGCCAGTTTTTATTAGACCACAGCACCACAATATTTGTACAAGTCCTTGAAGTGAtttgaaaggaacagaaaaattgCAGGGCTGTTACCCAGAGTGACAGGCTGCTAGAGAAAGGGAAATTCCCACTTTCTTGTCTAGGTTTTGACAAGAAGGTGGGAATTTCAAGCAGAAATGTCAAGAGGAATTGATGAGACTCCCTCATAGAAAGCAGATGGATGGAATCTGTGTAGTTAAGAAGTTGGTGGTGCATTGAGCAGCTTGGGGGTGTGAGGGTATCTCTGAAGAGATGGAGCCTGCTCGTGACAGTCTGAATTCTGAAGGGTCTGAGGTTGATGGAGCAAAGAGTGCGTGTTCTGGGTGTCTGCATCTGTTTGCTGGTTTGGAAAACTAAACTGGTAGGAATGTGTGTTTTCCCCTGGATAGTAAGAGCTTTTAACACATAGAATTGTAGGAATTTGCATTGAAAAATTTAGATACATAAAGATATGAGGAAATCCATCATTTTGACATTAACAAGCTAAAATACATGATAAACAGACACTGGTAAGTAAAGACAAACACCCTACTGAAGAACTGAATTGCAGGTAGTAGGGGGTTTGCTGGACTATAAATACAAGTCACACCATTtcagtgaattttattttaacttgaGGTTGTATTTTGAAATCCATGTTCTTCCAATGTGTTTCAAGAATAAATATCCATGATAACTGATGTTTATATTGGAAATAATATCCATAATGCCTGCCTGGCATGTTCTGTTGTGTGAATGAATTCATTCCTGCACGGTTTGAGCTATCAgtaatgtttctctttttgcaaTACGAGAGAAGGGAAGTGTCATGGTTCCTGCATCCCTGATTTGACATCTCCAGATTCGTGTGCCCTTTGCTAGGCAGTTTTCTTATGGCATCTTAAAAAGGGGTTCAGTAGGACTGACCTGCTTAGCTTTGCTTGACTAATTAAGCTGCTGCATTGTTCCTGTTCATTGATGATGGTGGTCTTTGGTGGCCATTAGAGGGGG includes:
- the RHBDD2 gene encoding rhomboid domain-containing protein 2 isoform X2, whose translation is MAARWAPVPAAAALTLLLSLGASAPGLLRGAPAARSAAALRPAALRAGEVHRLITYIFVYEDLISLTCGAIIIWYFAGSFEKNVGTVKHCFLTLAFAVLSALLYLLLEPVVSRVSEVEDAKGFIPVAFATLGVSTTRSRMKRTLFFGVRVPVVLVPWFMLCIAWFIPHSSLLSNLCGLLAGEAYGLGYCFCLDFPESVGSKLDRVFPFSLLKRIPGLKYIPGSSAERRAFESSKINPSPGTYPTQSYYCSSPPALPPFQMQHPSVQSQGFQHSCAPGYGEGSQHSHAAGHSLMSSSYQARGAFGGCYVQAQAAASPGQCCQSSPSQHICLTDPQTLAGLVPPAGVQQALGYPAATGAPVPAEFSRVQVY
- the RHBDD2 gene encoding rhomboid domain-containing protein 2 isoform X1: MHCCLCFSKVLVCSVHRLITYIFVYEDLISLTCGAIIIWYFAGSFEKNVGTVKHCFLTLAFAVLSALLYLLLEPVVSRVSEVEDAKGFIPVAFATLGVSTTRSRMKRTLFFGVRVPVVLVPWFMLCIAWFIPHSSLLSNLCGLLAGEAYGLGYCFCLDFPESVGSKLDRVFPFSLLKRIPGLKYIPGSSAERRAFESSKINPSPGTYPTQSYYCSSPPALPPFQMQHPSVQSQGFQHSCAPGYGEGSQHSHAAGHSLMSSSYQARGAFGGCYVQAQAAASPGQCCQSSPSQHICLTDPQTLAGLVPPAGVQQALGYPAATGAPVPAEFSRVQVY